The following coding sequences lie in one Miscanthus floridulus cultivar M001 chromosome 9, ASM1932011v1, whole genome shotgun sequence genomic window:
- the LOC136481163 gene encoding uncharacterized protein — translation MKRNGDIRSLFQKVAKKATAIDPPSDENIVEEQNQEEDRVQVEEIADHLPSPPLASPPPLASKPPAYDINRLPYDPGERLPIEDYPVNDQNAICRAYITKGACKPYIHDFPYQNIGGVPRRFSIQWLYNYEWLEYSVKKDSAFCFICYLFKKGSGSKTFIVDGWNNWNIGNTALLKHSGSRAHKVAQERYIGFMNPKVAIDYNIDKWSEEELYLYKKRLTYSLRCIKFLLHQGLAFRGHDESEESSNRGNFIELLKFFAGNSEEVNKYVLNNAPDDTTSLSLKKAIEVLLVSNGLSMQQIRGQGYDGASNMKGDIKGLKTLIMQESPSAYYIHCFAHQLQLVLVAVAKGNTDCKTFFDQVSILLNIVGVSCKRHDMFRNAGLENVKKALECGDLESESGLNQEMGLPRPGDTRWGSHYKTICSIITIYSSIHDVLIELGADNAYKEDWTKIHFVLGAFETFEFVFFVHLMYVILGYTNELSECLQRRDQDILNAISLVNVAKSRMQELRSNGWDNFLQKVTSFCVKHGVEVPAMDGAYVPYGKSARYARARNQTNDDHFRREVYIGVIDQISQELDNRFDEINMELLSCMSAFSPSNSFASFDARKVRRLAEFYPKDFSNNDLLKLELQLDNYINDMRQDAIFQGLDNIVDLSVKLVETKRHKVYDMVYLLLKLILLLPVATASVERVFSALVIVKTKSRNKIGDTVLDDCLVTFIERDIFFQVNEDDIMETFMSLRKRRINK, via the exons ATGAAAAGAAACGGAGACATTCGATCCCTTTTTCAGAAAGTAGCAAAGAAGGCGACTGCTATTGACCCACCTTCGGATGAAAATATTGTGGAAGAGCAGAATCAAGAAGAAGATagagtacaagttgaagaaattgCAGATCATTTGCCCTCGCCCCCGCTAGCATCACCGCCACCGCTCGCATCAAAGCCGCCGGCGTATGACATCAATCGCCTACCATATGATCCAGGTGAAAGGCTGCCTATTGAAGATTATCCTGTTAATGATCAAAATGCAATCTGTAGAGCATATATTACTAAAGGTGCTTGCAAACCTTATATACATGATTTTCCATACCAAAACATTGGAGGCGTACCTCGTCGATTCAGTATACAATGGTTGTATAATTATGAGTGGCTTGAATATAGTGTCAAGAAGGATTCTGCATTTTgcttcatatgctacttgttcaaGAAGGGCAGTGGGTCAAAAACTTTTATTGTTGATGGATGGAATAATTGGAATATAGGAAACACAGCACTTCTCAAACATTCTGGTTCTAGGGCACATAAAGTAGCTCAAGAGAGGTACATTGGTTTTATGAATCCCAAGGTAGCAATTGATTATAACATTGACAAGTGGAGTGAGGAGGAGCTTTATCTTTACAAGAAAAGATTGACATATTCACTTAGatgtatcaagtttcttttgcatcaaggattggcattccgtggacatgatgaaagtgaagagtcTAGCAACAGAGGCAACTTCATTGAACTTTTAAAGTTTTTTGCAGGAAATAGTGAAGAAGTGAACAAGTATGTCTTGAACAATGCACCAG atgatactacctcTTTGTCACTTAAGAAAGCAATTGAAGTTTTACTTGTTAGTAATGGATTGAGTATGCAGCAGATTAGAGGTCAAGGTTATGATGGGGCtagcaatatgaaaggagatattaaaggGCTCAAaactttaatcatgcaagaatcaccttccgcttattatattcattgctttgcacatcaactccaactagtTCTTGTTGCTGTTGCCAAAGGAAATACTGACTGCAAGACTTTTTTTGATCAAGTATCTATCTTGTTGAACATTGTTGGGGTTTCTTGCAAGCGTCATGATATGTTTCGAAATGCTGGGCTTGAGAATGTCAAGAAAGCACTAGAGTGTGGTGACCTTGAATCAGAGAGTGGATTAAATCAAGAGATGGGTTTGCCTAGGCCTGGTGACACTCGGTGGGGCTCTCATTACAAAACTATATGTAGCATCATCACTATATATTCCTCAATTCATGATGTgctcattgaacttggtgctgATAATGCATATAAGGAAGATTGGACAAAGATACATTTTGTGCTTGGAGCATTCGAAacctttgagtttgttttctttgtgCACTTAATGTATGTTATTCTTGGATATACAAATGAGTTATCCGAGTGCTTGCAGAGAAGGGAtcaagatattcttaatgcaatctcacttgttaatgtggcaaagaGCAGAATGCAGGAGTTGAGGTCTAATGGTTGGGATAATTTTCTTCAGAAGGTCACTTCTTTTTGTGTtaaacatggtgttgaagttcCTGCTATGGATGGTGCTTATGTGCCTTATGGAAAATCAGCACGGTATGCTCGTGCCcgaaaccaaacaaatgatgaCCATTTCCGAAGAGAAGTATAcattggtgtcattgatcaaattAGTCAAGAGCTTGATAATCGGTTTGATGAGATCAATATGGAGCTACTCTCTTGTATGTCAGCCTTCAGTCCTTCCAACTCCTTTGCTTCTTTTGATGCACGGAAGGTACGTAGATTGGCTGAATTTTATCCAAAGGACTTCTCCAACAATGATTTGTTAAAACTGGAATTGCAACTTGATAATTATATTAATGACATGCGACAAGATGCTATCTTCCAAGGGCTAGACAAcattgttgatctctcagttaagcttgttgaaacaaagaggcACAAAGTGTATGATATGGTGTACTTGCTTCTCAAATTGATATTGCTTTTACCAGTGGCAACTGCgagtgttgaaagggtattttctgcatTGGTTATAGTGAAAACAAAGTCAAGGAATAAGATAGGTGATACTGTTTtggatgattgtctagtcacatttattgagcgggatattttcttCCAAGTTaatgaagatgatataatggagACATTCATGTCATTGAGAAAGCGGCGGATAAACAAGTAA